A window of Candidatus Schekmanbacteria bacterium contains these coding sequences:
- a CDS encoding pyridoxamine 5'-phosphate oxidase family protein: protein MDKIDLGQTFEERQVGIRGNIQKMGIPLRDLNKKELENEIKKFLKRKQCLSLATVSPDGVPRISLLDYQSEGLDIIMASEGGEKFRNLHYSRKVAISIGFSDGTAPSEYGLTVQGEAEIYKAPDPRYLQCMMKMKPFLEEWAKAVTKISIDQAIKKAFTVRAIKVSPLKMIYMNIPEGVPLLSWERD from the coding sequence ATGGATAAAATTGATCTTGGCCAGACCTTTGAAGAGCGCCAGGTAGGGATAAGAGGGAATATTCAAAAAATGGGTATCCCTCTCAGGGATTTAAATAAAAAAGAGCTTGAAAATGAAATAAAAAAGTTTTTAAAAAGAAAGCAGTGTCTTTCTCTTGCCACGGTCAGCCCTGACGGTGTTCCGCGCATAAGCCTCCTTGATTATCAGAGTGAAGGGCTTGATATAATAATGGCAAGCGAGGGGGGTGAGAAATTCAGGAACCTTCATTATTCAAGAAAAGTTGCCATATCAATAGGATTCTCCGATGGTACTGCCCCTTCTGAATACGGGCTTACAGTTCAGGGCGAAGCGGAAATCTATAAAGCTCCTGACCCGCGTTATCTTCAGTGCATGATGAAGATGAAACCTTTCCTTGAGGAATGGGCCAAGGCAGTGACGAAGATTTCTATAGATCAGGCCATAAAAAAAGCATTCACCGTAAGGGCCATAAAAGTTTCTCCTTTAAAAATGATATACATGAATATCCCTGAGGGAGTCCCACTTCTGAGCTGGGAAAGAGATTAA
- a CDS encoding radical SAM protein — MKTGKKILLVNPWIYDFAAFDMWMKPIGLLYISSFLKSTGYDVSLIDCLDRGDLDLLSFRGLQKRQDKYFGCGNFYREIAEKPQCLADVPRNYCRYGMPPEVFKKKLSSVPKPDFVLVTSVMTYWYPGVQHAIKMIRECFPDTKILLGGIYATLCPEHAAANSGADVIYKGRGLNRLISILNGDLTPDKIESDEWLFAGELPYPDFSDYHNCDYFCIMTSQGCPFNCAYCASGLLDGKYIQRDYNDVLKEIELQIESTGASNLAFYDDALLVNAEGHFEKILDGIIERGIRISLHAPNGLHPRFITENIAEKMKKAKFETLRLSLETSNPERQESTGGKVKSEEYAAAVNILKCAGFTKDNMGTYVFFGIPGQPLSEVEESISFVKAAGSSVNLVEYSPIPGTVMWNELVKNGVIVQDMDPVLQNNSVFFRKFSGITENALQRLKGMSKE; from the coding sequence TTGAAAACCGGTAAAAAAATACTCCTCGTAAATCCCTGGATATACGATTTCGCTGCATTTGACATGTGGATGAAGCCAATTGGGCTTCTTTACATATCATCATTTCTTAAATCAACCGGATATGATGTGTCTCTCATTGATTGTCTTGACCGCGGAGACCTTGACCTTCTTTCGTTCCGTGGGCTTCAAAAGCGGCAAGATAAATATTTTGGATGCGGGAACTTTTACAGGGAGATAGCAGAAAAACCGCAATGTCTCGCCGATGTGCCAAGGAATTACTGCCGCTACGGAATGCCTCCTGAGGTTTTTAAAAAAAAGCTAAGCTCGGTGCCAAAACCTGATTTTGTTCTTGTGACTTCAGTCATGACTTACTGGTATCCGGGGGTTCAGCATGCAATCAAAATGATAAGGGAGTGTTTCCCGGATACTAAAATTCTGTTAGGAGGTATTTATGCAACCCTATGTCCTGAACATGCAGCAGCAAATTCAGGGGCTGACGTAATATACAAAGGACGAGGGTTGAATAGGCTTATCTCAATATTGAATGGCGATTTAACGCCTGATAAAATAGAGAGCGATGAGTGGCTTTTTGCAGGGGAACTTCCATATCCGGATTTTTCAGATTATCATAATTGCGATTATTTCTGCATAATGACATCGCAGGGGTGCCCGTTCAATTGCGCTTATTGTGCTTCAGGACTTCTTGATGGTAAATATATCCAGAGGGATTACAATGATGTTTTAAAGGAGATTGAACTCCAGATTGAAAGTACAGGTGCGTCCAACCTTGCTTTTTATGATGATGCACTTCTGGTCAATGCAGAGGGACATTTTGAAAAGATATTGGATGGGATTATTGAAAGAGGGATACGCATCAGCCTCCATGCGCCGAATGGACTTCATCCAAGATTTATTACAGAAAATATCGCTGAAAAAATGAAAAAGGCAAAGTTTGAGACTTTAAGGTTGAGTCTTGAGACTTCTAATCCTGAAAGACAGGAAAGCACGGGAGGAAAGGTAAAAAGTGAGGAGTATGCTGCGGCAGTTAATATCCTGAAGTGTGCGGGCTTTACTAAAGATAATATGGGGACTTATGTTTTTTTTGGTATTCCAGGGCAGCCGCTAAGTGAAGTAGAAGAGAGTATAAGTTTTGTGAAAGCTGCCGGAAGCAGCGTTAATCTTGTGGAGTATTCGCCTATTCCCGGAACTGTTATGTGGAATGAACTTGTAAAAAACGGGGTAATTGTGCAGGATATGGATCCTGTGCTTCAAAATAATTCAGTGTTTTTCAGGAAATTCTCCGGAATAACTGAAAACGCGCTTCAGCGGCTTAAGGGAATGTCTAAAGAGTAA
- a CDS encoding SDR family oxidoreductase, protein MSGILENKVAIVTGGGTGIGKGIAIRYAKEGAKVAVTGRRLEKLEHTISSIKAEGREGIAIQGDVSSPEDIKRIISEVLSKWGRIDILVNNAAIEGEGGALLDITNEAWDEIYSINTRSVFIMTREVAKAMIEKEIAGKIINISSITSKTPPIHCSAYASAKAAVNTLTVCSALDLGEYGINVNCICPGLISTPMLETLDNRMASQGKITMTDLAGIMIATGRLMKRRIGEPDDIAKVATFLASDSAEYVTGQVINVCGGLETH, encoded by the coding sequence ATGTCAGGGATATTGGAAAACAAAGTAGCTATTGTGACAGGAGGCGGGACAGGAATAGGAAAAGGAATTGCCATTCGCTATGCAAAGGAGGGAGCTAAAGTCGCAGTAACAGGGAGGCGTCTTGAAAAGCTCGAGCACACCATAAGCTCTATAAAAGCCGAGGGGAGAGAGGGAATCGCGATACAGGGGGATGTGAGCAGTCCGGAAGACATAAAAAGAATAATCAGCGAAGTGCTTTCAAAGTGGGGAAGAATAGACATACTGGTAAACAACGCCGCCATTGAAGGAGAAGGAGGAGCACTGCTCGATATTACTAATGAGGCATGGGATGAGATATATTCCATCAATACAAGAAGCGTATTCATTATGACACGTGAAGTTGCAAAGGCCATGATAGAAAAAGAAATAGCAGGAAAGATAATCAATATCTCATCCATAACATCAAAGACACCTCCAATACACTGCTCGGCCTATGCCTCTGCAAAGGCGGCAGTAAATACTTTAACAGTCTGCTCTGCTCTTGATCTTGGAGAATACGGGATTAATGTAAACTGCATCTGCCCGGGTCTTATCTCAACTCCCATGCTTGAAACTCTCGATAACCGTATGGCATCACAGGGCAAGATCACAATGACTGACCTTGCAGGTATCATGATTGCAACAGGAAGGCTTATGAAAAGAAGAATAGGTGAACCTGATGATATCGCAAAAGTCGCAACCTTCCTTGCAAGCGATTCCGCAGAATATGTAACAGGACAGGTTATCAATGTATGCGGCGGGCTTGAAACGCATTAA
- a CDS encoding DUF362 domain-containing protein, translating into MAGKERNLLYSLLADKNFSRRTFLKGASLTYLGLMAGDNIFAGELSLPQSIVGVARGASVKESLRKAIELSGGLDFIKPGDRVLLKPNNNASTPWPGSTNPEVVFEMVQLVREKDPSRIIVSDRSTMALDTLKCMKGSKIYDAAMDAKAEVITGEQRPYKKVKPALAVTWPEGFSVSGVLDEVDHVINIPQPKVHWITGYTMGFKNYVGLIDVPDRMKFLHKGLEWKTVGNDVKPYQPIEPISKMIPEISLAVKTSLTVMDATKSIVEGNSSEGETKNPGIIIASRDQLAVDVTGLALMKYIGATKFIQDTPVWEQLQIKRAVELGLGAKDASMIDIRASGVDEIDSIRKIILS; encoded by the coding sequence ATGGCAGGAAAAGAAAGGAATTTGTTATATAGTTTACTTGCTGATAAGAACTTTTCGCGAAGGACATTTCTCAAAGGTGCTTCTTTAACTTATTTAGGGCTCATGGCAGGGGATAATATCTTTGCCGGCGAGCTTTCTTTACCGCAGTCCATTGTAGGTGTTGCAAGGGGGGCAAGTGTAAAAGAATCTCTAAGGAAAGCGATTGAACTTTCCGGAGGTCTTGATTTTATAAAGCCCGGAGACAGGGTGCTTTTAAAACCAAATAATAATGCCAGCACCCCGTGGCCCGGAAGCACTAATCCTGAAGTGGTGTTCGAGATGGTGCAGTTGGTGAGGGAGAAGGACCCTTCACGCATCATTGTGTCAGACCGTTCCACAATGGCCCTTGATACTCTTAAATGTATGAAGGGCTCTAAGATATATGATGCGGCAATGGATGCTAAGGCAGAAGTAATAACCGGAGAACAAAGACCTTATAAAAAAGTTAAACCTGCTTTAGCCGTGACATGGCCGGAAGGCTTCAGCGTTTCAGGGGTTCTTGACGAGGTTGACCATGTCATTAACATTCCGCAGCCAAAAGTCCACTGGATTACAGGTTACACCATGGGGTTTAAGAACTATGTGGGACTCATAGATGTGCCTGACAGGATGAAATTCCTCCATAAAGGGCTTGAATGGAAGACTGTGGGAAATGATGTGAAACCCTATCAGCCTATCGAGCCAATATCGAAGATGATTCCGGAAATAAGCCTTGCCGTGAAAACATCGCTTACAGTTATGGATGCCACGAAGTCTATAGTTGAGGGGAATTCCTCGGAAGGGGAAACAAAAAATCCCGGAATCATTATCGCATCAAGAGACCAGCTAGCCGTTGATGTGACAGGACTTGCGCTGATGAAATATATAGGTGCGACAAAGTTCATTCAGGACACTCCTGTATGGGAACAGCTTCAGATAAAGCGTGCTGTCGAGCTTGGGCTTGGAGCAAAGGATGCTTCAATGATTGATATTAGAGCTAGCGGTGTAGATGAGATTGATTCCATAAGAAAAATAATTTTAAGTTAA